A window of the Scandinavium goeteborgense genome harbors these coding sequences:
- a CDS encoding DNA polymerase III subunit theta, whose protein sequence is MNTNLAKLPQDEMDKINVDLAAAGVAFKERYNMPIVAEVVEREQPTHLRDWFRERLIAHRLASVNLSRLPYEPKQK, encoded by the coding sequence ATGAACACCAATCTGGCAAAACTTCCCCAGGACGAGATGGACAAAATTAACGTCGATTTGGCCGCCGCCGGGGTTGCATTTAAAGAGCGCTACAATATGCCTATCGTGGCTGAAGTGGTGGAGCGTGAACAGCCGACGCACCTTCGCGACTGGTTCCGCGAGCGCCTGATCGCGCATCGACTAGCGTCGGTAAACTTGTCCCGCCTGCCATACGAACCGAAACAAAAGTAA
- the yobA gene encoding CopC domain-containing protein YobA: MNRIASRALRTGVFLTCVLTTSAAFAHAHLKHQYPAADAQVTAAPQALTLNFSEGVEVKFSGITLTGPQQAQIPVGAVKLNEKDNTQLIVPVEQSLKPGDYTVDWHVVSVDGHKTKGQYHFSVK, encoded by the coding sequence ATGAACCGTATCGCCTCCCGCGCGCTGCGCACCGGTGTTTTCCTGACCTGCGTTTTAACCACTTCCGCGGCCTTCGCCCACGCCCATCTTAAACATCAATATCCTGCGGCTGATGCCCAAGTTACGGCGGCTCCCCAGGCGCTGACTCTCAATTTCTCGGAAGGGGTTGAGGTAAAATTCAGTGGCATCACGCTGACGGGCCCACAGCAGGCGCAGATACCTGTTGGCGCAGTGAAGCTCAATGAAAAAGACAACACCCAGCTTATCGTCCCGGTCGAGCAATCTCTCAAACCCGGCGATTACACCGTTGACTGGCACGTGGTGTCGGTGGACGGTCACAAAACCAAAGGCCAGTACCATTTCAGCGTGAAATAA
- the copD gene encoding copper homeostasis membrane protein CopD — MLASVYVGLRGLHFIAVMLAFGCVLYGAWWATPQLRRLMMQRFLPFLRVALLVNAITATLMLMLQGGQMGNGWGDVLQPEVWLAVAGTRFGSVWLWQILLTWIALIVVCLKPHRLAPLLLILCIAQFLLMAGVGHAAMRDGIIGALQRMNHGVHLLCAGAWFGGLLPFLYCLRLANGPWRTSAINTMMRFSRWGHLAVIGVILSGLANAWLIQGQLVTDTAYGRLLLVKCAFVALMVVIALVNRYVLVPRMATDRQHIQRLFVRTTQAEMILGALVLAAVSLFATWEPF, encoded by the coding sequence GTGCTGGCGTCGGTCTATGTCGGGCTGCGAGGCCTGCATTTCATTGCCGTCATGCTCGCCTTCGGCTGCGTGCTGTATGGTGCCTGGTGGGCAACGCCCCAGCTGCGTCGGTTGATGATGCAACGCTTCCTGCCGTTTCTGCGCGTCGCGTTGCTGGTGAACGCTATAACGGCAACGTTAATGCTGATGCTGCAGGGCGGACAAATGGGCAACGGCTGGGGCGATGTCCTGCAACCTGAGGTCTGGCTCGCCGTGGCGGGTACGCGTTTTGGTAGCGTCTGGCTGTGGCAAATTCTGCTGACGTGGATTGCGCTGATTGTCGTCTGCCTGAAACCGCATCGGCTGGCACCGCTGTTGCTGATTCTGTGCATCGCACAGTTTTTACTTATGGCGGGTGTAGGGCACGCGGCAATGCGCGATGGCATCATTGGCGCGTTGCAGCGGATGAATCACGGCGTGCATCTTCTGTGCGCGGGGGCCTGGTTTGGTGGCCTGCTGCCGTTTCTTTATTGCCTGCGCCTGGCGAATGGCCCTTGGCGCACCTCGGCCATCAATACCATGATGCGTTTTTCTCGTTGGGGCCATCTGGCGGTCATTGGGGTGATCCTGAGCGGGCTGGCTAACGCCTGGTTGATTCAGGGGCAGCTGGTGACGGATACGGCCTATGGACGTCTGCTGTTGGTGAAATGTGCGTTCGTGGCGCTGATGGTGGTAATCGCCCTGGTGAACAGGTATGTTCTGGTGCCGCGAATGGCGACAGACAGACAGCACATACAGCGGCTGTTTGTGCGCACGACGCAGGCGGAAATGATTTTAGGGGCTCTGGTGCTGGCGGCGGTAAGCCTCTTCGCAACCTGGGAACCGTTCTGA
- a CDS encoding YebY family protein, protein MKKLVLSMLLLATTGTALAAPQIITVSRFEMGKEQWAFNREEVMLTCRPGNALYAINPSTLMQYPLNAVAEQEVKEGKTNAQPISVIQVDDPEHLDQKMSLAPFIARAEKLC, encoded by the coding sequence ATGAAAAAACTCGTTTTATCAATGTTGTTACTGGCAACAACTGGAACCGCCCTGGCGGCACCGCAAATTATCACCGTCAGTCGTTTTGAGATGGGTAAAGAACAGTGGGCATTTAATCGTGAAGAGGTGATGTTGACCTGCCGTCCGGGCAATGCGCTATATGCCATTAACCCCAGCACGCTGATGCAATATCCGTTAAATGCCGTTGCCGAGCAGGAAGTGAAGGAAGGGAAGACCAACGCCCAGCCGATTTCTGTGATCCAGGTCGACGATCCTGAGCATTTGGATCAAAAAATGAGCCTGGCGCCGTTTATCGCCCGCGCTGAAAAGCTTTGCTAA
- a CDS encoding Ecr family regulatory small membrane protein has translation MSKIEIALTILVLVLLGLGIWFILSDQIWVLVSYLETLLYPDIVTPE, from the coding sequence ATGAGCAAAATCGAAATTGCCCTGACAATTCTCGTTCTGGTTTTACTTGGGCTGGGCATCTGGTTCATTTTGAGCGATCAAATTTGGGTGCTGGTCAGCTATCTTGAAACCCTTCTCTATCCCGATATCGTCACGCCTGAATAA
- a CDS encoding VirK/YbjX family protein gives MSDNPLNSAYSPEPRSHLISELVSGKLAPSPIWKKADYRLKFLLRTMIFYRSTRLMLDTLGQRPDFMRLLNAQVTLPSKTHRQYLARGLSSTQRAQAIVGHYQFIDSLKGTRLAAALTATEPTELLSFEGKDGAQFTLYASCAHKAEREGESTLWFCGADDTVLASTTFSVARSHDGWELIVGGLQGPRRNVSHDVIKHATRACYGLFPKRILVECFGLMAGECGITTLSGVSDNGHVFRALRYRFSKGRHFHASYDEFWASLDGVKRDAFRWQLPLAQERKSLEDIASKKRAEYRRRFALLDEMAAQFNALFPRA, from the coding sequence ATGTCGGACAACCCCCTGAACTCCGCCTATTCACCTGAACCGCGCTCGCATCTTATTTCTGAACTGGTCAGCGGCAAACTTGCCCCTTCGCCAATCTGGAAAAAAGCGGACTACCGTCTGAAGTTTTTGCTGCGTACGATGATTTTTTATCGCTCAACCCGACTGATGCTCGACACTCTCGGCCAGCGCCCAGACTTCATGCGTCTGTTGAACGCGCAGGTCACACTGCCCAGCAAAACCCATCGCCAGTATCTGGCGCGGGGTTTGTCGTCAACGCAGCGTGCGCAAGCGATTGTCGGCCATTATCAGTTTATCGACTCGCTTAAAGGCACCCGACTCGCCGCAGCATTAACCGCCACCGAGCCTACGGAGCTGCTGAGCTTTGAGGGCAAAGACGGTGCCCAGTTTACGCTGTACGCCTCCTGCGCGCACAAGGCCGAACGTGAAGGCGAAAGCACACTGTGGTTTTGCGGCGCCGACGATACGGTTCTGGCCAGCACAACATTCAGCGTTGCCCGGAGCCATGACGGCTGGGAGCTGATCGTCGGTGGTCTGCAGGGACCCCGTCGCAACGTCTCTCATGACGTCATTAAGCACGCCACCCGCGCCTGTTATGGGCTGTTCCCGAAACGTATTCTGGTTGAATGCTTTGGCCTGATGGCCGGAGAGTGCGGGATAACCACACTCTCCGGCGTCAGTGATAATGGCCACGTATTCCGCGCCCTGCGTTATCGTTTCAGCAAAGGCCGTCATTTCCATGCCAGCTACGACGAGTTTTGGGCATCGTTAGACGGCGTTAAACGCGACGCATTCCGGTGGCAGCTACCGCTGGCGCAAGAACGTAAATCTCTGGAAGACATTGCCAGCAAAAAACGCGCAGAGTACCGCCGCCGTTTTGCGCTGCTCGACGAGATGGCAGCCCAGTTCAACGCGCTTTTCCCGCGCGCGTAA
- the pphA gene encoding protein-serine/threonine phosphatase — translation MYQHIDGKAWRHIWLIGDLHGCFNLLMPKLRAHEFNPYQDVLISVGDLIDRGPDSLKCLELIHQKWFFAIRGNHEQMAMDALEHQQLSLWELNGGAWFEHCTVNEQAEAQRLLQACHELPYVIEVDTDSGVHVVAHADYPAAHYQWQQDVDWHRVLWDRQRLSDHLAGNHSHIDGADHFWFGHTPLKHRYDVLNQHYIDTGAVFGGELTLVQLQ, via the coding sequence ATGTATCAACACATTGACGGCAAAGCCTGGCGGCATATATGGCTCATTGGCGACCTGCATGGTTGCTTTAATTTGCTGATGCCTAAACTCCGGGCCCACGAATTTAATCCTTATCAGGATGTACTCATCTCCGTTGGCGACCTGATTGATCGGGGACCCGACAGTCTCAAATGTCTCGAGCTTATTCATCAAAAATGGTTTTTCGCTATTCGTGGAAATCACGAACAAATGGCGATGGACGCGCTTGAGCATCAGCAATTATCGCTGTGGGAATTGAATGGGGGAGCGTGGTTCGAACACTGTACGGTGAATGAGCAGGCTGAGGCCCAACGTCTACTACAGGCCTGTCATGAACTGCCGTATGTCATCGAAGTGGACACCGATTCAGGTGTGCATGTCGTGGCTCATGCCGATTATCCGGCCGCGCATTATCAGTGGCAACAGGACGTCGACTGGCATCGCGTACTGTGGGACCGTCAGCGGCTGAGCGACCATCTGGCAGGGAATCATTCTCATATTGATGGCGCGGATCACTTCTGGTTTGGGCACACGCCCTTAAAGCACCGTTATGATGTGCTCAATCAGCATTACATCGATACCGGTGCAGTATTTGGCGGTGAGCTGACGCTGGTCCAGCTTCAGTAG
- a CDS encoding YebW family protein — translation MFALVLFICYLDGGCEDIVVDVYNTEPQCVRAMDAQRIRQGGCFPVEDFIDGFWRPAQEYSDL, via the coding sequence ATGTTCGCTCTGGTTTTGTTTATTTGTTATCTCGATGGCGGCTGCGAAGACATTGTGGTGGACGTCTATAACACCGAGCCGCAGTGCGTACGGGCTATGGACGCGCAGCGAATAAGGCAAGGCGGTTGCTTCCCGGTTGAGGATTTTATTGACGGTTTCTGGCGTCCGGCGCAGGAATACAGCGATTTGTAA
- a CDS encoding YebV family protein produces the protein MTKTSVRIGAFEIDDGELHGEQQGERTLSIPCKSDPDLCMQLDAWDAETSVPAILDGEHSVLYRKHYDSKSDAWVMRLA, from the coding sequence ATGACCAAAACCAGCGTACGAATCGGCGCCTTTGAAATTGATGACGGCGAGCTGCATGGCGAGCAGCAAGGGGAGCGAACGTTAAGCATTCCCTGTAAATCTGACCCTGATTTATGCATGCAACTCGATGCCTGGGATGCCGAAACCAGCGTTCCCGCCATTCTCGATGGGGAACACTCTGTTCTATACCGCAAACACTATGACAGTAAGTCCGATGCCTGGGTCATGCGCTTAGCCTGA
- the rsmF gene encoding 16S rRNA (cytosine(1407)-C(5))-methyltransferase RsmF, translating into MRAAMPTHLSFDDFIAACQRPLRRSIRVNTLKISVPDFLQLVAPYGWQLTPIPWCEEGFWIEREDEDALPLGSTAEHLSGLFYIQEASSMLPVTALFAGDNHPQRVMDVAAAPGSKTTQIAARMGNQGAILANEFSASRVKVLHANISRCGINNVALTHFDGRVFGAALPESFDAILLDAPCSGEGVVRKDPDALKNWSQESNLDIAQTQRELIDSAFHALRPGGTLVYSTCTLNRDENEDVLSWLLARYPQAVEIMPLDTLFDGATQALTPEGFLHVFPQIFDCEGFFVARLKKTAAIEALPAPGYKVGKFPFLPMRTRESLAVKQAAAAVGLHWEDNLNLWQRDKEIWLFPAEIEPLLGKVRFSRIGLRLAETFNKGFRWQHEAVIALAGEKSARFELTQAEAEEWYRGRDVWPETPPARDDVIVTFQGHPLGLAKKVGSRIKNSYPRELVRDGKLFAGKA; encoded by the coding sequence ATGCGTGCAGCAATGCCGACTCATCTCTCCTTCGACGATTTCATCGCCGCCTGCCAGCGCCCGCTGCGCCGCAGTATCCGTGTTAACACACTCAAAATTTCTGTCCCGGATTTTCTGCAGCTGGTTGCCCCTTATGGCTGGCAACTCACGCCTATACCGTGGTGCGAAGAAGGTTTCTGGATTGAACGCGAAGACGAAGATGCCCTGCCGCTCGGCAGCACGGCCGAACACCTGAGCGGCCTGTTTTACATTCAGGAAGCGAGCTCGATGCTGCCGGTCACGGCGCTGTTTGCTGGTGACAATCATCCTCAACGGGTGATGGACGTTGCCGCCGCACCGGGTTCAAAAACGACGCAGATTGCCGCGCGAATGGGGAACCAAGGCGCTATTTTAGCCAACGAATTTTCCGCCAGCCGGGTTAAAGTACTGCACGCCAATATCAGCCGCTGCGGGATCAACAACGTTGCCCTCACCCATTTTGATGGCCGGGTATTCGGCGCCGCGCTGCCAGAATCCTTCGACGCCATTTTGCTCGACGCCCCTTGCTCCGGCGAAGGCGTGGTGCGCAAAGATCCCGATGCGCTGAAGAACTGGTCCCAGGAAAGCAATCTCGACATAGCCCAGACCCAACGCGAGCTCATCGACAGCGCGTTTCATGCGCTGCGCCCCGGCGGCACGCTGGTGTATTCCACCTGCACGCTGAACCGTGACGAAAACGAGGACGTGTTGAGCTGGTTACTGGCCCGCTATCCGCAGGCGGTCGAAATCATGCCGCTCGACACACTATTCGACGGTGCAACCCAGGCCCTGACGCCGGAAGGTTTCCTGCACGTCTTCCCGCAGATTTTCGATTGCGAAGGATTCTTTGTCGCACGGCTGAAAAAAACCGCGGCCATTGAAGCCCTGCCCGCACCGGGCTACAAAGTCGGCAAGTTCCCCTTCCTGCCGATGCGAACCCGTGAGTCTTTGGCGGTGAAACAGGCTGCTGCCGCCGTGGGTTTGCATTGGGAAGACAATCTGAATCTCTGGCAGCGCGATAAAGAGATTTGGCTGTTCCCGGCAGAGATTGAGCCGTTGCTGGGCAAGGTCCGTTTTTCCCGCATCGGCCTGCGTCTGGCCGAGACTTTCAATAAAGGGTTCCGCTGGCAGCACGAAGCCGTTATCGCTCTGGCGGGCGAGAAAAGTGCACGCTTCGAACTGACGCAGGCGGAAGCCGAAGAGTGGTATCGCGGACGGGATGTCTGGCCGGAAACGCCACCCGCGCGCGATGATGTTATCGTGACCTTTCAGGGACATCCGTTGGGCCTGGCAAAAAAAGTCGGTTCGCGCATCAAGAATAGCTATCCACGTGAACTGGTCCGGGATGGCAAATTGTTCGCTGGCAAAGCGTAA
- a CDS encoding PqiB family protein yields the protein MSQETPASPTEARIKTKRRISPFWLLPVIALLIAGWLIWNSFEDRGTTVTIDFISADGIVPGRTPVRYQGVEVGTVQEISLAKNLNHIEVKASIKGDMKDALREETQFWLVTPKASLAGVSGLDALVGGNYIGMMPGKGEKKDHFTALDTQPKYRLNNGELMIHLHAPDLGSLNSGSLVYFRKIPVGRVYDYAINANKQGVTIDILIDRRFTNLVKKGSRFWNVSGIKADVGLSGAKVQLESLAALVNGAIAFDSPEDSKTATQNDEFGLYADLAHSQRGVIVKLDLPDGTGLKAGSTALMYQGLEVGQLTKLDLNPGGAVSGEMTVDPSVVNLLRDKTRIELRNPKLSLENTNLSALLTGSTFELVPGEGEPRKHFVVVPADKTLLQEPGVATLTLNAPESYGVEAGQPIILHGIKIGQVLERTLNNKGVSFSIAIDPQYRDLVHGDSKFVVNSRVDVKVGLDGIEFLGASASEWLSGGIRILPGEKGPMKQNYPLFANLEKAIENSLGELPTTTMTLTADTLPDVQAGSVVLYRKFEVGEVITVRPRANAFDIELHVKPEYRKLLTQNSVFWAEGGAKVQLNGSGLTVQAAPLSRALRGAISFDNLSGAGAGARKGDKRILYPSETAARAVGGQITLHTFDAGKLAEGMPIRYLGIDIGQIQTLTLITARNEVQAKAVLYPEYVNTFARSGTRFSVVTPQISAAGVEHLDTILQPYINVEPGRGSNPRRDFELQEATITDSRYLDGLSIIVEAPEAGSLSIGTPVLFRGIEVGTVTGLHLGSLSDRVMVGLRISQRYQHLVRNNSVFWLASGYSLDFGIIGGVVKTGTFNQFIRGGIAFATPPGTPLAPKAQENKHFLLQDAEPKEWREWGTALPR from the coding sequence ATGAGTCAGGAAACGCCCGCTTCACCGACTGAAGCGAGAATTAAAACAAAACGCCGTATTTCCCCTTTCTGGCTGCTGCCGGTAATCGCCCTGCTCATTGCTGGCTGGCTTATCTGGAACAGTTTTGAAGATCGTGGCACAACGGTCACTATCGATTTCATCTCAGCCGACGGTATTGTCCCCGGCCGCACCCCTGTTCGTTATCAGGGCGTCGAGGTGGGAACCGTTCAGGAAATTAGCCTGGCCAAAAATCTCAATCACATTGAGGTCAAAGCCAGCATCAAAGGCGACATGAAAGATGCGCTGCGGGAAGAAACGCAGTTCTGGCTCGTCACGCCTAAGGCGTCGCTGGCAGGCGTGTCCGGTCTGGATGCGCTGGTCGGCGGGAACTATATCGGCATGATGCCCGGTAAAGGTGAGAAGAAAGATCACTTTACCGCACTGGATACCCAGCCGAAATATCGCCTGAACAATGGCGAACTGATGATCCATCTTCACGCTCCGGATTTAGGCTCGCTCAATAGCGGCTCGCTGGTGTACTTCCGCAAAATCCCGGTCGGGCGCGTGTATGACTACGCGATTAACGCCAATAAGCAGGGTGTCACCATTGATATCCTGATCGACCGCCGCTTTACCAATCTGGTGAAAAAAGGCAGCCGTTTCTGGAATGTCTCCGGTATTAAAGCCGACGTTGGGCTGAGCGGGGCGAAAGTCCAGCTTGAAAGCCTGGCGGCGCTGGTGAATGGCGCGATTGCTTTTGACTCACCGGAAGATTCGAAAACCGCAACTCAGAACGATGAGTTTGGACTGTACGCCGATTTGGCCCACAGCCAACGTGGGGTAATCGTCAAACTGGACCTGCCGGACGGCACGGGTCTGAAAGCCGGTTCGACGGCGTTGATGTATCAGGGCCTGGAAGTCGGACAGCTGACCAAACTGGACCTCAATCCTGGCGGGGCGGTGAGCGGTGAAATGACCGTCGATCCGAGCGTGGTGAATTTGCTGCGCGACAAAACCCGTATCGAGCTACGTAACCCGAAACTGTCGCTTGAGAATACCAATCTCAGCGCCTTGCTCACTGGCAGCACTTTTGAACTGGTACCCGGCGAAGGCGAACCGCGCAAACATTTCGTGGTCGTCCCTGCCGATAAAACACTGTTGCAGGAACCAGGCGTTGCCACGCTCACCCTGAATGCGCCAGAATCTTACGGCGTCGAGGCCGGGCAGCCCATTATTCTGCACGGCATTAAAATTGGTCAGGTGCTTGAACGCACGCTGAACAATAAAGGGGTTTCCTTCTCCATCGCCATCGATCCGCAATATCGCGACCTGGTCCACGGCGACAGCAAATTCGTGGTCAACAGCCGCGTGGACGTCAAAGTTGGGCTCGACGGTATTGAATTCCTCGGTGCCAGCGCCAGCGAATGGCTCAGCGGCGGCATTCGCATTCTACCGGGTGAAAAAGGCCCGATGAAGCAGAACTACCCACTGTTTGCCAATCTTGAAAAAGCGATTGAAAACAGTCTGGGCGAACTGCCAACGACAACGATGACGCTGACCGCCGACACCTTGCCGGACGTCCAGGCCGGTTCTGTCGTGCTGTACCGTAAATTTGAAGTCGGGGAAGTGATCACTGTTCGCCCACGCGCGAATGCGTTTGATATCGAGCTGCACGTCAAACCGGAATACCGTAAGCTTCTGACGCAAAACAGTGTGTTCTGGGCCGAAGGCGGAGCAAAAGTGCAGCTAAACGGCAGCGGGCTGACGGTTCAGGCCGCCCCACTCTCCCGTGCGCTGCGCGGCGCTATCAGCTTCGACAATCTGAGCGGCGCAGGTGCTGGCGCACGTAAAGGCGATAAACGTATTCTGTATCCTTCCGAGACTGCGGCCCGCGCGGTGGGTGGTCAAATTACCCTGCACACCTTCGATGCCGGGAAGCTTGCCGAAGGGATGCCGATTCGCTATCTGGGCATTGATATCGGCCAGATCCAGACCCTGACGCTGATTACTGCCCGCAACGAAGTGCAGGCGAAAGCGGTGCTGTATCCGGAATACGTGAACACCTTTGCCCGTAGCGGCACCCGCTTCTCGGTAGTCACACCTCAGATATCCGCGGCAGGCGTTGAGCACCTGGATACCATCCTGCAGCCGTACATTAACGTTGAACCCGGCCGCGGCAGCAATCCACGCCGCGATTTTGAGTTGCAGGAAGCGACCATCACCGACTCCCGTTACCTCGACGGCCTGAGCATCATCGTCGAAGCGCCGGAAGCCGGATCGCTGAGCATCGGCACACCGGTTCTGTTCCGCGGCATTGAAGTGGGTACGGTGACCGGCCTGCATCTGGGTTCGCTCTCAGACCGCGTGATGGTGGGCCTGCGTATCAGCCAGCGTTATCAGCATCTGGTGCGCAATAACTCGGTATTCTGGCTGGCATCAGGCTACAGCCTCGATTTCGGTATCATCGGCGGCGTCGTGAAAACCGGGACCTTCAATCAGTTCATTCGCGGCGGCATAGCCTTTGCCACGCCGCCAGGCACCCCGCTCGCGCCGAAAGCGCAGGAAAATAAACACTTCCTGTTGCAGGACGCAGAACCAAAAGAGTGGCGTGAATGGGGCACCGCGCTGCCACGCTAA